In a single window of the Luteolibacter arcticus genome:
- a CDS encoding SdrD B-like domain-containing protein translates to MFLPAVPTVRRFVLGFVGALLCAGGAAHAVNPPPTQLFYVPFPEDHQLSAFDSINSVANDPITVFVTLAAATDGTVIYYDHWEDGYERDITDPVQSTTLVFGDGNAANGYPPGNPADLIPAGTVFNLRNFVATATLQAVVDYDGRDKIASFKPISVTKTTVPAGTDTLLAGCVEVFERGLWGNEYRSPVGIDMPQTTPTATLTQDENLFSYAALAISAGPGGASVQVDKDNNGVFEETVLLAEGEAIFRSDVNVGGHVLADKPVQVVLFTGTVGSTYASRDTSLLPTYRWSSDYFAPVSTRTSPTDGTVTFLYNPGAAAITVNYDYRSSATAYTTATISVPAKGNARVALQPANGTNHFGAYRFYTTGVTPPVFYAMSAIDADAASGSNQNWDGGFTLVGRPSLTTQVLLSLGIGRDPYSAVSPGENGNPLWITTSGNGHTQETVYVDYNGDNVGPLTDPNGNHYDVGHSLRELEQLKIFDPDGDQSGMLVYTLNPSVRIAAAWGQDPAVATVAQPGLDVASLVPPMREGDGGKRSSIAVDADGDGAVSCGDTLEYDIRGISNARTNIPGPFAVQDNLPSTVTYVPGTTRYRFMVGGAWQAWTAIPDNGTGTAFPLDVAGFSVPGNLASGQQFQVVFRATIVPRESLTGATIENTGQVEISPYGLLLPLSWTDTVYGSIGDRVWGDLDGDGIQDPGENGIPNIDVHLDLDNDGIRDAGEPVDITDASGNYLFAGLSAGNYVVRVDPADIAAANVGYGPTYDLDGIATSHRASVTLGIAEDRVDADFGYRVGASVGDRVWIDRDNDGVQENGEPGINGVRVYLDTDNDNTYDAGEPNTTTSGDGLWYIGNLNPGTYAVRVDTSTLPVSATQTFDLNGGLDHEASVTLLGAEHRATLDFGYRGPYSIGDLVWEDVNADGISSVSTVRNVYNALIDISQNNSGGNEDDGSFAGYVVSNGRIDVSGNGSIGNEDDGTLFGVSIVNGYFDLSGNGSNGNDDDGAVTHTVSEAAIANVRVYLDMDGDGVFDATEPSAVTNASGAYSIGNLFNGTYVVRVDTSTLPSSYVQTYDLTSPSTDHTASVTISGANRTDADFGYRNDASLGDLVWNDRDADGIRDAGEPGIPGVWVYIDSDGDNAFDQGIERFTITDLAGFYRFENLAAGSYNVRVEFSTLPQGSTQTHDLNGELDHEASRTLTTSQEATDVDFGYRSNAAFGDRVWNDSNGNGILDGVETGIANVRVYVDINGNGTFDSATEPSALTDSGGAYSIGNLVPGTYTARIDVGTLPANMTQTYDANGGLDHAATFSLSANQTRDEIDYGYTLPVSIGDLVWNDLDGDGQKDTGESGLAGVTLTLYRSNDTIAGTATTNASGLYSFTGLMPGSYYVIFDPVAGYLRSLADQGADASDSDANAAGRTHTVTLTGGQSDLTLDAGYFQPGTITGSVLADTNNDNTGDLPLAGVVVTLKDGSGNDIDSDPNTGGVQPTTATTNGSGAYTFSNLTPGSYQVVETQPAGYLTVTDGDTTTPGDDAANASTTDNMIPVAVAANETDTGNNFIEEQPGIISGTVYADTNNDNTGEVGIVGVTLTLFTDPNADGNPADGAAFGSPILTGVGGIYSFTNLPPGAYVVVETQPSGYLTVTDGDTTTPGDDATNASTTDNRIPAAVIANETDGGNDFVEEQPAIISGTIWADTNNDNIGDVGIAGVTLTLYTDPNADGNQADGAVYGSAIVTGVGGTYSFTNLPPGSYVVVETQPSGYLTVTDGDTSTPGDDVANASTTDNRIPVSVAANETDNGNDFIEEQPGVISGTVWADTNNDNVGDVGIVGVTLTLFTDPNGDGNQADGAAYGSAIVTGTGGTYSFTNLPPGAYVVVETQPSGYLTVTDGDTTTPGDDAANASTSDDRIPVAVSANETDDGNNFVEEQPGIISGTVWADTNNDNGGDVGIAGVSIALFTDPNADGNPADGVQFGSSVLTLTGGTYSFTNLPPGAYVVVETQPSGYLTVTDGDTTTPGDDAANSSTTDNRIPVAVAANETDNGNDFIEEQPGIISGTVWADTNNDNVGDVGIAGVSIALFTDPNADGNPADGVAYGSPFVTLTGGAYSFTNLPPGAYVVVETQPSGYLTVTDGDTTTPGDDAANASTTDNRIPVAVSANETDDGNNFVEEQPGIISGTVWADLNNDNVGDVGIAGVTLTLYTDPNADGNQADGVAYGSPFVTLTGGAYSFTNLPPGAYVVVETQPSGYLTVIDGDTTTPGDDAANSSTTDDRIPVAVAANETDNGNDFIEEQPGTISGTVWADTNNDNVGDVGIAGVSIALYTDPNADGNPADGVQVGSSVITLTGGTYSFTNLPPGAYVVVETQPFGYLTVTDGDTTTPGDDAANSSTTDNRIPVAVAANETDNGNDFVEEQPGTISGTVWADTNNDNAGDVGISGVTIALFTDPNADGNPADGVQFGSSVITLTGGTYSFTNLPPGAYVVVETQPAGYLTVTDGDTTTPGDDVTNASTTDDRIPVAVAANETDNGNDFVEEQPGTISGTVWADTNNDNAGDVGIAGVSIALFTDPNADGNPTDGVQIGSSVLTFTGGTYSFTNLAPGAYVVVQTQPSGYLTVTDGDATTPGDDAINASTTDDRIPVAVSANEADNGNDFVEQQPGTISGTVWADTNNDNVGDVGIAGVTIALFTDPNGDGNQADGVAYGSPFVTLTGGTYSFTNLPPGAYVVVETQPSGYFTVTDGDTTTPGDDSTNASTTDNRIPVAVSADETDNGNDFVEEQPGSISGSVFADTDGDGDGDAPLENVLIRLLDGAGIPVDGVTTLTLADGSYSIGGLAPGNYRVSEDQPAGYNSVNDTDGANNNVIGEETAIAVTAGGTSGGHDFIEIEPASITGHVFADSDNNGSGDTPLAGITLTLRDGSGTPITTTVTLPDGSYLFANLPPGTYRVSQSQPAGYASVSDVDGANNNLIGDETPIVLLPGDDVTGRDFVEVEYGSIAGSVFDDSDDDGSGDTPIAGVTLSLLDGAGQPVLDGLNQPITTVTGANGSYLFANLLPGSYQVAETQPTGYGSVSDVDGGNLDFIGNLTAIAVAPGQDVTGRDFVEIRLGAISGFVYAGTDPLAGVTLALLDEHGDPVLDGNGDPITTITGPDGSYSFTGVFPGTYQVGQVQPDGYDSFSDADGGDNNLIGDVRPIVVLPGETNEDNNFIETLDTCSNDWPEWLELHPGENASGNPDADVLDNLAEFAFAQPYDSGAGDPFCISPSETAPGTIEGKFIRPKQATDHVTYILEYASALGTPTTWHPIVLQPDDLIVTDNGDCTETVVIFDLENLTGLTGGEGFVRIRAELDEDGDDTTDHTSFTATEGWTRTPVDICCRTYNNPYLRCAAFTGTVDSATGSEIELVTSSGPVDLATLLQPGVSYYAEMTSGENEGHRFDVVSATGSTLTVANDLELTTGDAPFNTLIGGLPVSLAGDGIVIRRHWTLDELFPPTEFGATGSQSTADQVQVSSAGVWTIYWLYDDSGTPRWVKDATLTDQGAAVIPPGQGMFFNSRHTTGTVLSWGQVRPNKFIRPLAKGASLVGGGYPIDQKPMVLTGSRAMTLGQGFFGSRDFKKADRFYVWRGDAVALETGYTGYFLLHGAPVQPALIQWTKTGDTTIQSHNDNVLFLGDRAVFMDLANDIFTYQILTPWTP, encoded by the coding sequence ATGTTCCTCCCCGCAGTCCCCACTGTCCGCAGGTTTGTCCTCGGTTTCGTCGGCGCCCTCCTGTGTGCCGGTGGGGCCGCGCATGCGGTGAACCCGCCGCCGACGCAGCTTTTCTACGTCCCGTTCCCTGAGGATCATCAGCTCAGCGCCTTTGACTCGATCAATTCGGTCGCCAACGATCCCATCACCGTCTTCGTCACGCTGGCCGCGGCCACGGACGGCACGGTGATCTATTACGACCATTGGGAAGACGGCTACGAGCGGGACATCACCGATCCGGTCCAGTCCACGACCCTGGTCTTCGGTGACGGCAATGCGGCGAACGGCTACCCGCCGGGAAACCCTGCCGACCTGATCCCCGCGGGCACGGTCTTCAACCTCCGCAACTTCGTCGCCACCGCCACCCTCCAGGCGGTGGTGGACTACGACGGCCGCGACAAGATCGCCTCCTTCAAGCCGATCTCAGTGACCAAGACCACCGTGCCGGCCGGCACCGACACCCTGCTCGCCGGCTGCGTGGAAGTCTTCGAGCGCGGCCTGTGGGGGAATGAGTACCGCTCGCCGGTGGGCATCGACATGCCACAGACGACGCCGACCGCCACGCTGACCCAGGACGAGAACCTCTTCAGCTACGCCGCGCTCGCGATTTCCGCCGGTCCCGGCGGGGCCAGCGTCCAGGTGGACAAGGACAACAACGGCGTCTTCGAGGAGACGGTGCTGCTTGCCGAGGGCGAGGCCATCTTCCGCAGTGATGTCAATGTCGGCGGCCACGTGCTCGCGGACAAGCCGGTGCAGGTCGTGCTTTTCACCGGCACCGTGGGGTCGACTTACGCCAGTCGGGATACCTCGCTGCTGCCGACCTACCGCTGGAGCAGCGATTACTTCGCGCCGGTCTCGACGCGCACGAGTCCGACCGATGGCACGGTGACCTTTCTCTACAATCCTGGTGCCGCTGCCATCACGGTCAACTACGACTACCGTAGTAGCGCCACCGCCTACACGACCGCCACTATCAGTGTGCCGGCGAAGGGAAACGCGCGGGTCGCCCTGCAGCCGGCGAATGGCACGAACCACTTCGGCGCGTACCGCTTCTACACCACCGGCGTCACCCCGCCGGTCTTCTATGCGATGAGCGCCATCGACGCGGACGCCGCGTCGGGCTCGAACCAGAACTGGGACGGTGGCTTCACGCTGGTCGGCCGGCCTTCGCTCACCACCCAGGTGCTGCTCAGCCTAGGCATCGGCCGCGATCCCTATTCTGCGGTGAGCCCCGGCGAAAACGGCAACCCGCTGTGGATCACCACCTCCGGCAACGGCCACACGCAGGAGACCGTTTACGTCGACTACAATGGCGACAACGTCGGCCCGCTCACCGACCCGAATGGCAACCACTACGACGTCGGCCATTCGCTCCGCGAGCTGGAGCAGTTGAAAATCTTCGATCCCGACGGCGACCAGAGCGGCATGCTGGTTTACACGCTCAATCCGTCCGTCCGCATCGCCGCCGCGTGGGGTCAGGATCCGGCGGTTGCCACCGTCGCCCAGCCGGGCCTGGACGTGGCCTCGCTGGTCCCGCCGATGCGCGAGGGCGACGGCGGCAAGCGCTCGTCCATCGCGGTCGATGCCGATGGCGATGGCGCGGTCAGTTGCGGGGATACGCTAGAGTACGACATCCGCGGCATCAGCAACGCCCGCACGAATATCCCGGGACCTTTCGCAGTGCAGGATAACCTGCCGTCCACCGTGACCTACGTCCCGGGCACCACCCGCTACCGCTTCATGGTCGGCGGTGCCTGGCAGGCATGGACCGCCATCCCGGACAATGGCACCGGCACGGCATTCCCGCTCGATGTCGCGGGCTTCTCGGTGCCCGGCAATCTCGCCAGCGGCCAGCAATTCCAAGTCGTCTTCCGCGCCACCATCGTCCCCCGCGAGAGCCTCACGGGAGCGACCATCGAGAACACCGGGCAGGTGGAGATTTCCCCCTATGGCTTGCTGCTGCCACTCTCATGGACGGACACCGTTTACGGCAGCATCGGCGACCGCGTGTGGGGCGACCTCGATGGCGATGGCATCCAGGATCCCGGTGAAAACGGCATTCCTAACATCGACGTCCATCTCGACCTCGACAACGACGGCATCCGCGACGCCGGCGAGCCGGTCGACATCACCGATGCCTCGGGCAACTACCTTTTCGCCGGCCTCAGCGCGGGCAACTACGTCGTCCGCGTGGATCCGGCTGACATCGCCGCGGCCAATGTCGGCTATGGCCCGACCTACGATCTCGATGGCATCGCGACCTCGCACCGCGCGTCCGTCACCCTCGGCATCGCGGAGGACCGCGTGGATGCCGACTTCGGCTATCGGGTCGGCGCCAGCGTGGGCGACCGCGTGTGGATCGACCGCGACAACGATGGCGTGCAGGAGAATGGCGAGCCCGGCATCAATGGCGTCCGCGTCTATCTGGATACGGACAATGACAACACCTACGATGCCGGCGAACCGAACACGACCACCTCCGGCGACGGCCTCTGGTACATCGGCAACCTGAACCCCGGCACCTACGCGGTGCGCGTGGACACCTCCACGCTGCCGGTCTCGGCCACCCAGACCTTCGACCTCAACGGCGGCCTGGATCACGAGGCGTCCGTCACCTTGCTCGGCGCGGAGCACCGCGCCACTCTCGACTTCGGCTATCGCGGCCCGTATTCGATCGGCGATCTGGTGTGGGAAGACGTCAATGCCGACGGCATTTCTTCGGTCAGCACGGTGCGCAACGTTTACAACGCGCTCATCGACATCAGCCAGAACAACAGCGGCGGCAACGAGGATGACGGCAGCTTTGCCGGCTATGTGGTCTCCAACGGGCGGATCGATGTCAGCGGCAACGGCAGCATTGGCAACGAGGACGATGGCACTTTGTTCGGCGTGAGCATCGTCAATGGCTACTTCGACCTGAGTGGCAATGGCAGCAATGGCAACGACGACGACGGAGCGGTTACCCACACCGTCTCCGAAGCCGCCATCGCGAATGTCCGCGTCTATCTCGACATGGACGGCGACGGGGTCTTCGACGCCACCGAGCCCTCCGCCGTGACCAATGCGTCAGGTGCCTACTCGATCGGCAATCTTTTCAACGGCACCTACGTGGTGCGGGTGGATACCTCCACGCTGCCTTCCAGCTACGTCCAGACCTACGACCTCACCAGCCCCTCCACCGATCATACCGCCAGCGTCACCATCAGCGGCGCGAACCGCACCGACGCGGATTTCGGCTATCGCAACGATGCCAGCCTCGGCGACCTCGTCTGGAACGACCGCGATGCCGATGGCATCCGCGATGCGGGCGAGCCGGGCATCCCGGGCGTGTGGGTTTACATCGACAGCGACGGTGACAATGCCTTCGACCAAGGCATCGAGCGATTCACGATCACCGACCTCGCGGGCTTCTACCGCTTCGAGAACCTCGCCGCGGGAAGCTACAATGTCCGCGTCGAATTCAGCACCCTGCCGCAGGGCTCGACCCAGACCCATGACCTGAATGGCGAGCTCGATCACGAGGCCAGCCGCACGCTGACCACCAGCCAGGAAGCCACCGACGTGGACTTCGGCTACCGGTCGAATGCGGCCTTCGGCGATCGCGTGTGGAACGATAGCAATGGCAACGGTATCCTGGATGGCGTCGAAACCGGCATCGCGAATGTCCGCGTCTATGTCGACATCAATGGCAACGGCACCTTCGACAGCGCCACCGAGCCTTCCGCTCTCACGGATTCGGGCGGTGCCTACTCGATAGGCAATCTCGTCCCCGGCACTTACACCGCGCGCATCGACGTCGGCACGCTGCCGGCGAACATGACCCAGACCTACGATGCAAACGGGGGTCTCGATCACGCGGCAACCTTCTCGCTCAGCGCCAACCAGACCCGCGATGAGATCGACTACGGCTACACCCTGCCGGTATCGATCGGCGATCTGGTCTGGAACGATCTCGATGGCGATGGCCAGAAGGACACAGGCGAAAGCGGTCTGGCGGGCGTCACCCTTACGCTCTATCGCAGCAACGACACCATCGCCGGCACCGCGACGACGAATGCGAGCGGTCTCTACTCCTTCACCGGGCTGATGCCGGGCAGCTACTACGTGATCTTTGATCCGGTGGCCGGCTACCTGCGCAGCCTGGCCGACCAAGGCGCGGACGCTTCGGACAGCGATGCGAATGCGGCCGGGCGGACCCACACCGTCACGCTCACCGGCGGCCAATCGGATCTCACGCTGGATGCCGGCTACTTCCAGCCCGGCACCATTACCGGCTCGGTCCTCGCGGACACGAACAATGATAACACCGGCGACCTGCCGCTTGCGGGTGTCGTTGTTACGCTGAAGGACGGGTCGGGCAACGACATCGACAGCGATCCGAATACGGGCGGTGTGCAGCCGACCACGGCCACCACGAATGGCAGCGGCGCTTATACCTTCTCCAATCTCACTCCGGGTAGCTATCAGGTCGTCGAGACCCAGCCTGCCGGTTACCTCACGGTGACCGATGGCGACACCACCACGCCGGGCGATGATGCGGCGAATGCGAGCACCACGGACAACATGATCCCCGTCGCGGTGGCGGCGAATGAGACCGACACCGGCAATAACTTCATCGAGGAACAACCGGGCATCATCAGCGGCACCGTTTACGCCGACACGAACAACGACAACACCGGCGAGGTCGGCATTGTTGGCGTCACGCTGACGCTCTTCACTGATCCGAACGCAGACGGCAATCCCGCCGATGGCGCGGCCTTTGGCTCGCCAATCCTCACCGGCGTCGGCGGCATCTACAGCTTCACCAACTTGCCGCCGGGTGCCTACGTGGTGGTCGAGACCCAGCCCTCCGGTTACCTCACGGTCACAGACGGCGACACGACTACTCCGGGTGACGACGCGACAAATGCCAGCACCACCGACAACCGCATCCCCGCTGCGGTCATCGCGAACGAAACGGACGGCGGCAATGACTTCGTCGAGGAGCAGCCTGCCATCATCAGCGGCACGATTTGGGCGGATACCAACAACGACAACATTGGCGATGTCGGCATCGCCGGTGTGACCCTCACGCTCTACACCGACCCGAATGCCGACGGCAATCAAGCGGACGGAGCGGTATATGGTTCGGCAATCGTTACCGGAGTTGGTGGCACCTACAGCTTCACGAATCTTCCACCGGGCTCCTATGTGGTAGTGGAGACGCAGCCCTCCGGTTACCTCACCGTCACTGATGGCGACACCAGCACGCCGGGCGACGACGTGGCCAACGCAAGCACGACCGACAATCGGATTCCGGTCTCGGTGGCGGCGAATGAGACGGACAACGGCAACGACTTCATTGAAGAGCAGCCGGGTGTCATCAGCGGCACGGTCTGGGCTGATACGAACAACGACAACGTGGGCGATGTCGGCATTGTTGGAGTAACGCTGACGCTGTTCACCGATCCCAATGGTGACGGAAACCAAGCGGACGGCGCGGCCTATGGTTCAGCAATCGTTACCGGAACCGGTGGCACCTATAGCTTCACGAATCTTCCGCCCGGTGCCTACGTGGTCGTTGAGACCCAGCCGTCTGGCTACCTCACCGTCACCGATGGCGACACGACCACGCCGGGCGACGATGCGGCGAATGCCAGCACGTCCGATGACCGTATCCCGGTGGCGGTCAGCGCGAATGAGACCGATGACGGCAACAACTTCGTTGAAGAGCAGCCGGGTATTATCAGCGGCACCGTCTGGGCCGATACGAACAACGACAACGGGGGCGATGTGGGAATCGCGGGGGTGAGCATCGCGCTCTTCACCGACCCGAACGCGGACGGCAATCCGGCTGATGGCGTTCAGTTTGGCTCATCGGTTCTCACCCTCACCGGTGGCACCTACAGCTTCACCAACCTGCCGCCGGGTGCCTATGTGGTCGTGGAGACGCAGCCGTCCGGTTACCTCACCGTCACTGATGGCGATACGACCACTCCGGGTGACGACGCTGCCAACTCAAGCACGACCGACAACCGCATCCCCGTCGCGGTCGCTGCGAATGAAACGGACAACGGCAACGATTTCATTGAAGAGCAGCCCGGCATCATCAGCGGCACGGTCTGGGCTGATACTAACAACGACAACGTGGGCGATGTCGGCATCGCCGGGGTGAGCATCGCGCTCTTCACCGACCCGAATGCGGATGGTAATCCGGCTGATGGCGTGGCGTACGGCTCGCCCTTCGTCACCCTCACCGGTGGCGCCTATAGCTTCACCAATCTTCCTCCCGGTGCTTACGTGGTGGTTGAGACCCAGCCTTCCGGCTACCTCACCGTGACCGATGGCGACACGACCACGCCGGGCGACGATGCGGCGAATGCCAGCACGACCGACAACCGCATTCCCGTTGCGGTCAGCGCGAATGAAACGGATGACGGCAACAACTTCGTCGAAGAGCAACCGGGCATCATCAGCGGCACGGTCTGGGCCGACCTGAACAATGACAACGTGGGGGATGTCGGCATCGCTGGTGTGACCCTAACGCTCTACACCGACCCGAATGCCGACGGAAACCAAGCGGACGGTGTGGCGTATGGCTCGCCCTTCGTCACCCTCACTGGTGGTGCCTATAGCTTCACCAATCTTCCGCCGGGTGCCTACGTCGTAGTGGAGACCCAGCCTTCCGGCTACCTCACTGTCATCGACGGCGATACGACTACTCCGGGTGACGATGCGGCGAATTCGAGCACGACCGATGACCGCATTCCCGTGGCAGTGGCTGCGAACGAGACCGACAACGGTAACGATTTCATTGAAGAGCAACCGGGCACGATCAGTGGCACGGTCTGGGCCGACACGAACAATGACAACGTGGGGGATGTTGGCATCGCCGGGGTGAGCATCGCGCTCTACACCGATCCGAACGCAGACGGCAATCCAGCTGATGGAGTTCAGGTTGGCTCATCGGTCATCACTCTCACCGGCGGCACCTACAGCTTCACCAACCTGCCGCCGGGTGCCTATGTGGTCGTGGAGACGCAGCCGTTCGGTTACCTCACCGTCACTGATGGCGATACGACCACTCCGGGTGACGACGCTGCCAATTCAAGCACGACCGACAACCGCATCCCCGTCGCGGTCGCTGCGAACGAGACCGACAACGGCAACGATTTCGTTGAAGAGCAACCGGGAACAATCAGCGGCACGGTTTGGGCCGACACGAACAACGACAACGCGGGCGATGTGGGCATCTCCGGCGTGACCATTGCGCTCTTCACCGATCCGAACGCGGATGGCAATCCGGCTGATGGCGTTCAATTTGGCTCATCGGTCATCACTCTCACCGGCGGCACCTACAGCTTCACCAACCTGCCGCCGGGTGCCTACGTGGTGGTCGAGACGCAGCCTGCTGGCTACCTTACGGTGACCGATGGTGACACGACCACGCCGGGCGATGACGTGACGAATGCGAGCACGACCGATGACCGCATTCCCGTGGCAGTGGCTGCGAACGAGACCGACAACGGCAATGACTTTGTCGAAGAGCAGCCCGGCACCATCAGCGGCACGGTCTGGGCCGACACGAACAACGACAACGCGGGCGATGTGGGCATCGCCGGTGTGTCCATTGCGCTCTTCACCGATCCGAACGCGGATGGCAATCCGACTGATGGAGTTCAGATCGGATCGTCGGTCCTCACCTTCACCGGCGGTACCTACAGCTTCACCAATCTGGCCCCGGGTGCCTACGTCGTGGTCCAGACCCAGCCATCCGGCTATCTGACCGTGACCGACGGTGACGCCACCACTCCGGGTGACGACGCGATCAATGCCAGCACGACCGATGATCGCATCCCGGTCGCTGTCTCCGCAAATGAAGCGGATAACGGCAACGATTTCGTCGAGCAACAACCGGGCACGATCAGCGGCACGGTCTGGGCCGACACGAACAACGACAACGTGGGCGATGTGGGCATCGCCGGCGTGACCATCGCGCTCTTCACCGATCCGAACGGCGACGGAAACCAAGCCGACGGCGTGGCCTATGGCTCGCCCTTCGTCACTCTTACCGGGGGCACCTACAGCTTCACGAATCTGCCGCCGGGTGCCTACGTGGTCGTGGAGACCCAGCCATCCGGTTACTTTACCGTGACCGACGGCGATACCACCACGCCGGGCGACGACTCAACGAATGCGAGCACGACCGACAACCGCATTCCGGTCGCGGTCTCCGCCGACGAGACCGACAACGGCAACGATTTCGTCGAGGAGCAGCCCGGCTCCATCAGCGGCAGCGTATTCGCAGACACGGATGGCGATGGCGACGGGGATGCCCCGCTGGAGAACGTGCTCATACGCTTGCTCGATGGCGCGGGCATTCCGGTGGATGGCGTCACGACCCTCACGCTTGCGGATGGCAGCTACAGCATCGGCGGCTTGGCTCCCGGCAACTACCGCGTGAGCGAAGACCAGCCGGCTGGCTATAACAGCGTCAACGATACCGATGGCGCGAACAACAACGTGATCGGCGAGGAGACGGCTATCGCCGTCACGGCCGGCGGCACCAGCGGCGGCCACGACTTCATCGAGATCGAGCCCGCCAGCATCACCGGCCATGTCTTCGCGGATAGCGATAACAATGGCAGCGGCGATACCCCGCTGGCCGGCATCACGCTCACGCTCCGCGATGGCTCCGGCACCCCGATCACTACCACGGTGACTTTGCCCGATGGCTCTTACCTCTTCGCCAATCTGCCGCCCGGGACCTACCGCGTCTCGCAATCCCAGCCCGCCGGCTACGCCAGCGTCAGCGATGTGGATGGCGCGAACAACAACCTCATCGGCGACGAAACGCCCATCGTGCTGCTGCCCGGGGACGATGTCACCGGCCGCGATTTCGTGGAGGTGGAATATGGCTCCATCGCTGGCTCGGTATTCGACGATAGCGATGACGATGGCAGCGGCGACACGCCGATCGCCGGAGTCACGCTGTCCTTGTTAGATGGTGCCGGCCAGCCGGTGCTCGATGGCTTGAACCAGCCGATCACCACCGTCACCGGCGCGAATGGTTCCTACCTCTTCGCGAATCTCCTGCCCGGCAGCTATCAGGTCGCGGAGACGCAGCCCACCGGCTACGGCAGCGTCTCGGATGTGGACGGTGGCAATCTCGACTTCATCGGTAATCTCACCGCCATCGCGGTGGCCCCCGGCCAAGACGTCACCGGCCGCGACTTCGTAGAGATCCGCCTCGGGGCCATCAGCGGCTTCGTCTATGCCGGCACCGATCCGCTCGCCGGCGTCACGCTCGCGCTGCTCGATGAGCACGGCGATCCGGTGCTCGATGGCAATGGCGACCCCATCACCACCATCACCGGTCCGGATGGCTCCTACAGCTTCACCGGTGTCTTCCCCGGCACCTATCAGGTCGGCCAGGTCCAGCCGGATGGCTACGACAGCTTCAGCGATGCCGATGGCGGCGACAACAATCTCATCGGCGACGTCAGGCCCATCGTCGTGCTGCCCGGCGAGACGAATGAGGACAACAACTTCATCGAGACCCTCGACACCTGCTCCAATGACTGGCCCGAGTGGCTCGAGCTGCATCCCGGAGAAAACGCCAGCGGCAATCCCGATGCCGACGTGCTCGACAATCTCGCCGAATTCGCCTTCGCGCAGCCCTACGACAGCGGGGCAGGGGACCCGTTCTGCATCTCGCCATCGGAGACCGCGCCCGGCACCATCGAGGGCAAGTTCATCCGGCCGAAGCAGGCGACCGATCACGTCACCTACATCCTCGAATACGCGTCCGCGCTCGGCACGCCGACGACCTGGCACCCGATCGTGCTGCAGCCCGACGACCTGATCGTCACCGACAATGGCGACTGCACCGAGACCGTCGTCATCTTCGACCTCGAAAATCTTACCGGCTTGACCGGCGGCGAAGGCTTCGTCCGCATCCGCGCCGAGCTCGATGAGGACGGAGACGACACCACCGACCACACCTCCTTCACCGCCACCGAAGGCTGGACCCGCACGCCGGTGGACATCTGCTGCCGCACTTACAACAATCCCTACCTGCGCTGCGCCGCATTCACCGGCACCGTGGACTCGGCCACCGGAAGTGAGATCGAGCTGGTCACCAGCTCGGGCCCGGTCGA